The following proteins come from a genomic window of Synechococcus sp. BIOS-E4-1:
- a CDS encoding DUF3303 domain-containing protein translates to MTFLMHWSFKTGYHEIAAKKFLSTGAPFPACKSWKRFHGPGSVEGWILVEADSADACYEHAAEWAECLDWEVTPVLTDEQAGPLIAKAYS, encoded by the coding sequence ATGACTTTTTTGATGCATTGGTCTTTTAAGACCGGATATCACGAGATCGCAGCCAAGAAATTTTTGTCAACTGGAGCCCCTTTTCCAGCTTGCAAGTCCTGGAAGCGTTTTCATGGCCCAGGTTCTGTTGAGGGTTGGATCCTTGTCGAGGCCGACAGCGCTGATGCCTGTTATGAACATGCTGCTGAATGGGCAGAATGTCTTGATTGGGAAGTGACACCAGTTCTTACTGATGAACAGGCCGGTCCACTGATTGCTAAGGCATACAGTTGA
- a CDS encoding Nif11-like leader peptide family natural product precursor gives MNHHDPVPFYMGRLKKCQQSEQDLCAFLSRLKQDDALQHQISKANNEDHVVAIALSEGFVLDKEKFWLYESKYFKRRVERRGFYSKQ, from the coding sequence ATGAATCATCACGATCCTGTCCCCTTTTATATGGGCAGATTGAAAAAGTGTCAGCAGTCAGAACAAGATCTCTGCGCTTTCCTTTCTCGCCTCAAGCAGGATGACGCTCTTCAACATCAAATCAGCAAGGCAAATAACGAAGATCATGTTGTTGCAATTGCCTTGAGCGAGGGGTTTGTCCTAGACAAAGAAAAGTTTTGGCTATACGAATCAAAATATTTCAAGAGACGTGTTGAGCGTCGTGGCTTTTATTCAAAACAATAA